In Solanum pennellii chromosome 3, SPENNV200, a single window of DNA contains:
- the LOC107013492 gene encoding two-component response regulator ARR22-like, translated as KLTALIVDDDIVVQMVYKTLLRKFGVETHEAKNSQDALLAHHNGACFDLTMMDLDMLVTNDRQATKELRNMHIDSLIVGMTSREKEEEEKLFMNAGLDYYYYYYYY; from the exons AAACTTACAGCTCTTATAGTAGATGATGACATTGTAGTTCAAATGGTCTACAAAACACTTCTAAGGAAATTTGGTGTGGAAACTCATGAGGCAAAAAATAGTCAAGATGCACTTCTTGCTCATCACAATGGTGCATGCTTTGATCTGACTATGATGGACTTGGATATGTTAGTAACGAACGATCGTCAA GCAACTAAGGAACTTCGAAATATGCATATTGATAGCTTGATTGTGGGAATGACCTCCCgcgaaaaagaagaagaggagaaatTATTCATGAATGCTGgccttgattattattattattattattattattag